From a single Salinirussus salinus genomic region:
- a CDS encoding HVO_A0114 family putative DNA-binding protein: MTTLHITVGDREPLREDALQFVRTAGTDSIDDQDGKAILQFGTYDDLVDNLTPLRLELIQAIAEHAPESMREAARLVDRDVSDVHSDLKQLETLGILEFEEGGPGGAMQPVVPFDRIEMHIDYPLVTDVDGDETPISA; encoded by the coding sequence ATGACCACACTCCACATCACCGTTGGCGACCGAGAACCGCTCCGTGAGGACGCACTGCAGTTCGTTCGGACTGCCGGGACTGACAGTATCGACGACCAGGACGGGAAGGCGATACTCCAGTTCGGAACCTACGACGACCTCGTCGACAACCTCACACCGCTCCGCTTGGAACTCATTCAAGCGATCGCCGAACACGCACCCGAAAGTATGCGGGAGGCCGCGCGCCTCGTTGACCGTGACGTGTCAGACGTCCATTCGGATTTGAAGCAATTGGAGACGCTTGGCATTCTTGAATTTGAAGAAGGTGGCCCCGGCGGCGCAATGCAACCTGTCGTCCCGTTTGACCGGATCGAGATGCACATCGACTACCCGCTCGTCACTGATGTCGATGGCGACGAAACACCGATTAGCGCTTAG
- a CDS encoding toxin-antitoxin system TumE family protein, whose translation MAKEPVFQYTHVEAGLVENVVLRPTEATESYPSGWKYTLHLGTLEDLTLVRYDNAHEDTKGHEYHTAAGDVDDVEFPGMEELLVDFWANTDEYWDAVGGDPPRPY comes from the coding sequence ATGGCTAAAGAGCCCGTCTTCCAATACACGCACGTTGAGGCAGGTCTCGTCGAGAATGTCGTGCTCCGACCGACGGAGGCCACCGAGAGCTACCCCTCAGGCTGGAAGTACACGCTCCACTTGGGCACCCTTGAAGACCTGACACTCGTCCGGTATGACAATGCCCACGAAGACACAAAAGGTCACGAATACCACACCGCCGCTGGTGACGTCGACGATGTCGAGTTTCCCGGGATGGAAGAATTACTCGTCGACTTCTGGGCGAATACAGACGAGTACTGGGACGCTGTCGGCGGCGACCCGCCGCGGCCCTACTGA
- a CDS encoding CopG family ribbon-helix-helix protein: MRTSFNVPDELVAEFDRVWQEEGLDNRSRAVREAMQEYIESHSRLEDLAGEVVALVAFDYRHHDVIEDLHGVQHQYQDVILNTSHTHQGEWCLESLFCRGAVGRVRELSYRLRDFDGVRRVKVMVIRDD; the protein is encoded by the coding sequence ATGCGAACGAGTTTCAACGTCCCCGACGAGCTGGTCGCGGAGTTCGACCGGGTCTGGCAGGAGGAAGGGCTGGACAACCGGTCGCGGGCGGTGCGGGAGGCGATGCAGGAGTACATCGAATCCCACTCCCGGCTCGAGGACCTGGCGGGCGAGGTGGTCGCACTCGTCGCCTTCGACTACCGCCACCACGACGTGATCGAGGACCTCCACGGCGTGCAACACCAGTACCAGGATGTCATCCTGAACACGAGCCACACCCACCAGGGGGAGTGGTGTCTCGAGTCGCTGTTCTGCCGCGGTGCCGTCGGCCGGGTCCGGGAACTGAGCTACCGGCTCCGCGACTTCGATGGGGTCCGCCGGGTGAAGGTCATGGTCATCCGCGACGACTGA
- the mtnA gene encoding S-methyl-5-thioribose-1-phosphate isomerase — MRTIDWDEDRDCVVMVDQTKLPAEYTTYRAETIGDLVESIEVLRVRGAPALGAAGAYGVALATRTNDADGYEEFAETVRADAERVANARPTAVNLAREVDALLGVLADCDSIGEARERTLDAAQELADEDVRRNKRLGEHGAGLLADGATVMTHCNAGALATVDWGTALGVVYSAREAGKDVDVVANETRPLNQGSRITTVELMERDVDVTLIPDNAAGLSLQEGRVDAVVVGADRVVLEGGGPDGDQGVVFNKIGTYKHAVVADRHDVPFVVAAPHATVDTERSADEVEIEERDPTELREIYGTQNAPEDVPVYNPAFDRTPMELVDYLVTETGVYEPPLERADFAEPPTPEA; from the coding sequence ATGCGAACAATTGACTGGGACGAGGACCGGGACTGCGTGGTCATGGTCGACCAGACGAAGCTCCCGGCCGAGTACACGACCTACCGCGCCGAAACCATCGGCGACCTGGTCGAGAGTATCGAAGTCCTCCGCGTGCGCGGCGCGCCGGCGCTCGGGGCCGCGGGCGCGTACGGGGTCGCGCTCGCAACCCGGACCAACGACGCAGACGGGTACGAGGAGTTCGCCGAGACCGTCCGCGCCGACGCCGAGCGGGTCGCGAACGCCCGTCCGACGGCGGTCAACCTCGCCCGGGAGGTCGACGCGCTCCTCGGGGTGCTCGCCGACTGCGACTCGATAGGGGAGGCCCGCGAGCGCACCCTCGATGCGGCCCAGGAGCTGGCCGACGAGGACGTCCGGCGCAACAAGCGCCTGGGGGAGCACGGCGCCGGCCTGCTCGCCGACGGGGCGACGGTGATGACCCACTGCAACGCCGGCGCGCTCGCGACCGTCGACTGGGGGACCGCCCTCGGGGTGGTCTACTCCGCCCGGGAGGCAGGCAAGGACGTCGACGTCGTGGCAAACGAGACCCGCCCACTCAATCAGGGCTCGCGGATCACCACCGTCGAACTGATGGAGCGCGACGTCGACGTGACCCTCATCCCCGACAACGCCGCCGGCCTCAGCCTGCAGGAAGGACGGGTCGACGCCGTCGTCGTCGGCGCCGACCGCGTGGTCCTGGAGGGTGGTGGTCCCGACGGCGACCAGGGCGTCGTCTTCAACAAGATAGGTACCTACAAACACGCCGTCGTCGCCGACCGCCACGACGTGCCCTTCGTCGTCGCCGCGCCACACGCCACCGTCGACACCGAACGGAGCGCCGACGAGGTGGAGATCGAGGAGCGCGACCCGACCGAACTCCGGGAGATATACGGCACCCAGAACGCGCCGGAAGACGTCCCCGTCTACAACCCCGCCTTCGACCGGACGCCGATGGAGCTGGTGGACTACCTCGTCACCGAGACCGGCGTCTACGAGCCGCCACTCGAGCGGGCCGACTTCGCCGAGCCGCCGACACCCGAGGCGTAG
- a CDS encoding class II aldolase/adducin family protein — MLDAERRAVADELDRLAALTPGRTGNLSVRRGDRFAVTPSGVPYDEVGHGDVPVVTLEGEVVAGALEPSSETPMHRAIYDRLDVGAVAHTHSPWATTLAVLGKPVRPVHYMLALAGGEVPVADYATYGTEALAANAVDAMAVADSRACLLANHGLVATGPDAAGAVEAAGAVEAVAGLDCRARALGGGKVLPEGELDRVAQRFATYGQEG, encoded by the coding sequence ATGCTCGACGCCGAACGCAGGGCGGTCGCGGACGAACTCGACCGGCTGGCCGCGCTCACACCGGGACGGACCGGCAACCTCAGCGTCCGGCGCGGCGACCGGTTCGCGGTCACCCCCTCGGGCGTCCCCTACGACGAGGTCGGCCACGGGGACGTGCCGGTCGTGACCCTCGAGGGGGAGGTGGTCGCGGGCGCGCTCGAGCCCTCGAGCGAGACGCCGATGCACCGCGCCATCTACGACCGCCTCGACGTGGGCGCGGTCGCGCACACCCACTCGCCGTGGGCGACGACGCTCGCGGTACTCGGGAAACCGGTCCGGCCGGTCCACTACATGCTCGCGCTCGCGGGCGGCGAGGTGCCGGTGGCCGACTACGCCACCTACGGCACCGAGGCGCTCGCGGCCAACGCCGTCGACGCAATGGCCGTGGCCGACAGCCGGGCCTGCCTGCTCGCCAACCACGGGCTGGTGGCGACCGGACCGGACGCCGCCGGGGCCGTCGAGGCCGCCGGGGCCGTCGAGGCCGTCGCGGGACTGGACTGTCGGGCGCGGGCGCTCGGAGGCGGCAAGGTCCTTCCGGAGGGCGAACTAGACCGGGTCGCCCAGCGCTTCGCGACGTACGGCCAGGAGGGCTGA